GCGTTCCATAGGCAAATTCTTTACACAAACCTATAGTTCGTTTACAGTTCCGGGGACTCGGGGGAAAGGTTGGCATTCAGCAATGTGGTCAACACCAGCAAGCCATCCAACTAAACGTTCCATGCCTATGCCTCCGCCGGCAGTGGCTTTGAGCCGTCCGTCTTTGGCCATTTTAAGCACTAGTGAATAGTTGTCTTTGTTGACTTGGTCACGCTCAAGCTTGCTCAAGATTTTGCTGTACTCAAATTCACGCTTAGCACCCGAGAGTACTTCGCCAAACTGGGGCAAGAAGAGGTCATAGTTGTCCCATTTACCCGTCGCGAAATCTTCAAAATCATAGAATTCACGAGGTATGTTGGTTACCCACACGGGTTCAGTAATATCTTTTGCGACGCCTGCTTCCCAACCGTCAGCGCCGTATTTAGCTTCTAAATCCAAGCGGTCAATGACTTTGAAGGGTGCCTTTGGAGCTTTGAGGCTGTCACAGCGGCACAGAGTGGTTAATTCGCTTTTCATGTCGCGTTTGAGGTCTTTAACAAGGGTGCAGATAGCGTCTTCTACCAATGTAAAGACATCTTTTGAAGTTGCACCGCTCACTTCAAAGTCTAATTGAGTGAATTCGTATATGTGCCTTCCAGTTTTTGCGCGTTCCGCCTTTTCAATGCGGATGTTGGGTGAAAGGATGAATAGTTTAGGATAGGCAGTGGATGATGCGACGAGTTTGTGGATAATCATGCTGGCGGTGGTGCGAACGGGTTTGCCGTAGATGTCGACTTCAATGCGTTTCTCGATGGATGCACCAGGGTCTGGCCAGAGGGGGTCAGTGCTTTGGCTCAAAGCAACTGGGAGGAGCCATTGGAAGCCCTTGTTAATGTATGTGTTAGTGAGACTTTTGAGAGTGTAAGTCATAATTTTGCCTATGCAGGCTTTTCGTTCTAGCTCGGTTGTCGTTAGTTGGTCTAACGGTTTGGGAATTTGGATTGCTTTACTCAAGGTAATCACGTGAAATGGTTGTGTTGGATTAGCACAGTACACGGGAGGTAATAAATTTTTTATAATAAAAAATGATTAATTTACAATAACTACAAGTTTTTATACCTGAAACATGTAAGATTTACATATGAGCATTAAACTTGACGAAAAAGACCTCGCCATCCTGCTCCTAATCCAAGAAAACAGCAAACTCACCGCCAACCAAATCGCCAAAAAAATAAATGCCCCAATAACCACCGTTTTCGCCAAAACCAAACGCATGGAAGAAATGGGCATCATCAAACAATACCGCGCCATACTCAGCGCAGAAAAACTCAACCTCGCCACCTCCGCGTTTATTCTCGCCCAAGTCAGCTACCAAGCCCAAAACCACGAAACCCCCATAACCCAACGTGACGTAGCCGAAGAAATCGCCAAGTTCCCCGAAGTCCAAGAAGTCCACATCATAACCGGCGACTGGGACCTCCTCATGAAGTTACGGGCAGAAAACGTGGAGGCAATCGGCAGATTTGTGGTGGATAAACTGCGCCGCATCAAAGGCTTAGAGAAAACCTTGACATGCATGGTGTTTGAAACCGTTAAAGAAACCACTAGCCTGCCGCCGCCCCCAAAGAAAAGCCACCCCTAAACGGAATGTAGAGTCAGCTATTTCTTGTGAAGTAAAGCATTGCGGTGCCATCATTGAGTTGCGTTGGCTCTCGCGCTTTCTTGAAGCCTGACTCTAAAAATTTTTTCTCCACCAAAACTTGGAGTTCTCTGGTGTGAGTTTCAATAAAATAATAGTGAACTAACCCCAAAACCTCGGGGGCTACATTGATTAGGCAGGTTTCGGCTCCTTCGCAGTCAATTTTTGCGATATTAGGTTTAGTTTCCTTAAGGATGCTGGAAATTTTTTTGATTTTTATAACAGCGCTCTTTTGTCCCTTGGAGAGTAATCCGAAGCCTACGCCAATCTGGTCATAGTTGATGGTCTGCGATCCGTCGGTCTCGCCGATGCCTTCATTGTACAATTCAGCGTTAACGTGATTTAACCGAATATTTTGCTCAATAAAAGTCTGATACTCACTGATGGGCTCATAGATTATGACCTTAGCAGCACCTAAACTGGAGAAGAGCGCGGCTGTTTCTCCACAGAAGCCGCCGACGTCGAGCACTACTTTGCCTTGGAAGTTGGTTTCGTAGAGTTTCTCTTCGCTGCATTCGATGAAGTAAACGGTGGCTAAGTCTATGGGTCCGACGAGGTGGATTTTTTTGGATTGGATTTCAAAGAGGTTGTCGCCCGTTTGGGTTATGGTGTAGGCGGCGCCGTCTTTTTGGAGACTGTATTGGGTTTTGGTTCGGTTTATGCTCCAGCCTCGGCATTTTAGGTCAAGCAACAAGTCGAACAACAACCAGCCCGATGCGGGATAGTTTGTTTGGTAGATAAATTCGCCTTTTTTGACTATGCAGCCGCCCTCAGTTTTCTCGATGCGGTACCCTTGTTTTTGGAGTTTCCAAAACCAGTCTCTAAGCAGCGTGTATTGGAGGTAGGTTGTTTTTGCTTCGACGCCGTTTCTAAACTTGATGGTTTGAGGGGTGGACGAGTTTCTTAGCTGCATGACAGCCCAAAAGCTGCGCGTTGTTTGAATCGTTCGGTACAAGCCACTTAGTGTTGGCATATAGCACTCCAAATTAAGTCAGGGTGTAGGCATAAACATTTTTCGTTTGTCGTATCAAACCAAAAAAGGGTTAGACAGAACTTGAAGTATAATACAGCAGCGGCAGCGCTAAAAGTACGGTGTCTTTGCCTTTGGAGGTTAAGGCGTATTCTACTCGAAGCGGCGGACCCGGGGTGACGTTGCGTGTTATGTAGCCGTGTTCTTGGAGCATTTTTAGTTTGCCAGATAAGGTGCGGCTGTTTACGCCTAGGATTTTTTTGATGTTGCCAAAGCCCATGGTGTTTTTTAGGATTAGGGTGTAGAGGATTTCGAGGCTCCATTTTTGGAAGAGGAGGTTGAAGCTGTCTTGGAGGCTTTCGACTTCGTCTTTGAGTTCTTGGGGAGTGATTTTTTGGGTTTTTATGATGTCGTTGAAGACGACTTCTACGCCTTGGAGCACGTGGGTCATGCGTTCTTCGACGATTTTTCGGAATTCTGCACTTAGGGTTAGGGGGGCGCTCATGGTTATACTCGGTTGGGTTTAGGTTACTTCACAGTTTATTAAGCTTTACATATACAACATGGTATACAAAGTAAAGTTACATTGGAGGATACATCATGGAAAAATATGACGCCATAGTTGTAGGCGCAGGCACAGCCGGCTGCCTTGCAGCAAAAACCGTAGCTGAAAAAGGCCTCAAAGTCTGCCTCATCGAAAAGAAGCCCAAAAGCGAAATCGGAGAAAAAATCTGCGGCGACGCCCTAGGCGACCACCACCTAAACACTCTGGGTCTTGAAAAACCCACAGGCGGCGAATTAGAAGCCAAAATCGACGGCATCAAAATCTACAGCCCCGACGAAAACACCGTGTTCACCATCGCGGACAAAGACTTCGTCGGCCACATCCTAAACCGCCGCCTCTTCGGGCAGTGGCTGCTCAAGAAAGCCACCGACGCAGGCGCGCAATTACAGGATAACATGAATTTCCGCAGCCCCATAATCGAAAACGGCGCAGTCGCGGGCATAACCGTCAAAAACATGAAGACGGGCGCAGTCAAAGAATTGCGCGGCAAAGTAACCATTGACGCGACGGGCTACTTTGGCATGGTCCGCAAGCAGCTCCCCGCCGAACTCGGCATTGACCGCGAAATCGACAACGCCGACGTGGAAGCTTGCTACCGAGAAATCCGCCAGCTAAAGCAAGAAACAGAGGATACTCGTTTCTGCGAAATTTACCTTAACCAACAAGCCTCACCAGGCGGCTACGTCTGGATTTTCCCCAAAGGCGGTGCACGCGTAAACGTAGGCATCGGCACCTGCATGCGCAAAACAGGCTATCCGAATCCTAAAGAGCAACTCTACAAAACCGCGTTTAGCAAACCCATGTTCGACGGTAGCCTCGTGTTGACGGGCGGCGCATGGTTTGACCCTGTCCGCAGACCACTTGACAACATGGTCGGCAACGGTGTTATGCTGGTCGGCGACGCTGCCTCACTGGTTAATCCGATTCATGGCGGCGGTATTGGTCCCAGCATGCTCAGCGGATTCTATGCGGGTCAGCAAATCGTCGATGCACTCGGTAAAGGTGAGCCCACCAAAGAGGCGCTGTGGGGCTACAACAAACGCTACATCAACACCTACGGCAAAAAACAAGGCACCCTCGACATCTTCAAAATCTTCCTCCTATCCTGTAGCGACGACGACTTAAACTATGGCATGAACCAAAAACTCATGACCGAAGACGACGTCTTAAAGGCAGGCATGGGCGACGACTTCCACCTCAACATCACCGAAACCGCCAAACGAGTCTTCCGCGGCATCCGCAAAGTCGGCTTCCTCAACAAACTCCACAACACCGTAAGCATGATGAAAGAGCTAGGCGCACACTACAACACCTACCCCGAAACCCCAGTCGGCTTCGAAGCATGGCAAGCCCAGACAATAAAGCTGATTGAGGAAGGACACAAAAAACTCGTCGACTAAAACCAACAAAACCAACCTTTCTTTTTTTCTTTATTTCAAGTCTTATTTTTGCACTTATAGAATGCGTGTCCGTTTGCAGTTGCTGTTCACTGCTTTCCGATGCTTTCAACGAACCTATTTGCAGCCTATTTGGATCCTATTAGTGGTTCTATGTAGAAACCTAAGAGGGGTAGGTCACTATTGACCCAAAACAAGCCCATTAACATGTTGAAAACCAGTAGAAATCCCCGCTTCAAAAAGTTGGGGGAGGGTGCGGTTTATTTGTTGTCGGCTTTTTTGGCTTTAAACGTATAATTCTTGACGGACAGGCTCAACGCAATGATGACTATGGCTAGGGCGATGGCTACGGCGAAGATGACGTTGAAGGCTGTGGCGTCGGCAAGCACCTCGTTTAGATGCGTCACCGTATAGGTGGACATCAGCGTGGTTGCGATGACGGGTCCGATGGCGCCGCCGAGGTTGCGTAGCATCGTGTTCATGCCAAACCCTACGGCGACTCGGTCAGGCGGCAACGAAGTCGAAATCATGTTCACAATCGGAATCGTCAACGAGAGAACGCCGACAAACGCAACGGCGGAGTTAAGCATCAAATTCAGCGGCGAAGAACGCTCAAAAATGAACATCAACAACCCCAAAATGCTCACCACTGCGCCCACCAGGAGAATGGGCTTAGGCCCGATTCGGATAACCAGCTTACCCATCAAGGGCCCCATGAACAGCATAATAAACGTGCCCGGCGCTAACGTCAACCCCGTCGCCACAATATCGAGCCCCAACCCGTAAGGCGTCGGCTGCTGGGCATAGTAAACCACG
The DNA window shown above is from Candidatus Bathyarchaeota archaeon and carries:
- a CDS encoding asparagine synthetase A, which codes for MITLSKAIQIPKPLDQLTTTELERKACIGKIMTYTLKSLTNTYINKGFQWLLPVALSQSTDPLWPDPGASIEKRIEVDIYGKPVRTTASMIIHKLVASSTAYPKLFILSPNIRIEKAERAKTGRHIYEFTQLDFEVSGATSKDVFTLVEDAICTLVKDLKRDMKSELTTLCRCDSLKAPKAPFKVIDRLDLEAKYGADGWEAGVAKDITEPVWVTNIPREFYDFEDFATGKWDNYDLFLPQFGEVLSGAKREFEYSKILSKLERDQVNKDNYSLVLKMAKDGRLKATAGGGIGMERLVGWLAGVDHIAECQPFPRVPGTVNEL
- a CDS encoding FkbM family methyltransferase, with product MPTLSGLYRTIQTTRSFWAVMQLRNSSTPQTIKFRNGVEAKTTYLQYTLLRDWFWKLQKQGYRIEKTEGGCIVKKGEFIYQTNYPASGWLLFDLLLDLKCRGWSINRTKTQYSLQKDGAAYTITQTGDNLFEIQSKKIHLVGPIDLATVYFIECSEEKLYETNFQGKVVLDVGGFCGETAALFSSLGAAKVIIYEPISEYQTFIEQNIRLNHVNAELYNEGIGETDGSQTINYDQIGVGFGLLSKGQKSAVIKIKKISSILKETKPNIAKIDCEGAETCLINVAPEVLGLVHYYFIETHTRELQVLVEKKFLESGFKKAREPTQLNDGTAMLYFTRNS
- a CDS encoding helix-turn-helix transcriptional regulator; this translates as MSAPLTLSAEFRKIVEERMTHVLQGVEVVFNDIIKTQKITPQELKDEVESLQDSFNLLFQKWSLEILYTLILKNTMGFGNIKKILGVNSRTLSGKLKMLQEHGYITRNVTPGPPLRVEYALTSKGKDTVLLALPLLYYTSSSV
- a CDS encoding NAD(P)/FAD-dependent oxidoreductase, which produces MEKYDAIVVGAGTAGCLAAKTVAEKGLKVCLIEKKPKSEIGEKICGDALGDHHLNTLGLEKPTGGELEAKIDGIKIYSPDENTVFTIADKDFVGHILNRRLFGQWLLKKATDAGAQLQDNMNFRSPIIENGAVAGITVKNMKTGAVKELRGKVTIDATGYFGMVRKQLPAELGIDREIDNADVEACYREIRQLKQETEDTRFCEIYLNQQASPGGYVWIFPKGGARVNVGIGTCMRKTGYPNPKEQLYKTAFSKPMFDGSLVLTGGAWFDPVRRPLDNMVGNGVMLVGDAASLVNPIHGGGIGPSMLSGFYAGQQIVDALGKGEPTKEALWGYNKRYINTYGKKQGTLDIFKIFLLSCSDDDLNYGMNQKLMTEDDVLKAGMGDDFHLNITETAKRVFRGIRKVGFLNKLHNTVSMMKELGAHYNTYPETPVGFEAWQAQTIKLIEEGHKKLVD
- a CDS encoding Lrp/AsnC family transcriptional regulator; the encoded protein is MSIKLDEKDLAILLLIQENSKLTANQIAKKINAPITTVFAKTKRMEEMGIIKQYRAILSAEKLNLATSAFILAQVSYQAQNHETPITQRDVAEEIAKFPEVQEVHIITGDWDLLMKLRAENVEAIGRFVVDKLRRIKGLEKTLTCMVFETVKETTSLPPPPKKSHP